Proteins from a genomic interval of Stenotrophomonas maltophilia:
- a CDS encoding O-succinylhomoserine (thiol)-lyase — protein MSLHANEPSCSRTTAAVRAGIDRDTAHGAVTPPIVLSSNFSFEGFGNKRQYDYTRSGNPTRDLLGEALAELEGGAGGVITATGMGAINLVLNALLQPGDTLVVPHDAYGGSWRLFNALAKKGHFELVTADLTDPRALAQALATQPKLLLVETPSNPLLRITDLRFVIDAAHKAGALVVVDNTFLSPALQQPLSFGADLVLHSTTKYINGHSDVVGGAVVARDPALHEQLVWWGNALGLTGSPFDAFLTLRGLRTLDARLRVHQENTTSIVALLDQHPAVGRVYYPGLADHPGHAIAARQQSGFGAMLSFELADCEGDDPHAAVRAFVDGLHCFTLAESLGGVESLIAHPATMTHAAMTAEARAAAGISEGLLRLSVGIEAERDLLADLGAALQRAEVVIDAAARRKQVVDA, from the coding sequence ATGAGCCTGCACGCCAACGAGCCGTCCTGTAGCCGCACCACTGCCGCCGTCCGTGCCGGCATCGATCGGGACACCGCGCATGGCGCGGTCACGCCGCCGATCGTGCTGTCGTCGAACTTCAGCTTTGAAGGCTTCGGCAACAAGCGCCAGTACGACTACACGCGCAGTGGCAACCCGACCCGCGACCTGCTGGGTGAAGCGCTGGCCGAGCTGGAAGGCGGCGCCGGCGGCGTGATCACCGCCACCGGCATGGGCGCGATCAACCTGGTGCTGAACGCACTGCTGCAGCCGGGTGACACCCTGGTGGTGCCACACGATGCCTATGGCGGCAGCTGGCGCCTGTTCAATGCGTTGGCAAAGAAGGGCCACTTCGAGCTGGTCACCGCCGACCTGACCGATCCGCGCGCGCTGGCCCAGGCGCTGGCCACCCAGCCGAAGCTGCTGCTGGTGGAAACCCCGTCCAATCCACTCCTGCGCATCACCGACCTGCGCTTTGTCATCGATGCCGCGCACAAGGCCGGTGCCCTCGTGGTGGTCGACAACACGTTCCTGTCGCCGGCGCTGCAGCAGCCGTTGTCGTTCGGTGCGGACCTGGTGCTGCATTCCACCACCAAGTACATCAACGGCCACAGCGATGTGGTGGGTGGTGCGGTGGTCGCGCGCGATCCGGCATTGCACGAGCAGCTGGTATGGTGGGGCAACGCGCTGGGCCTGACCGGTTCCCCGTTCGATGCCTTCCTGACCCTGCGCGGCCTGCGCACGCTGGATGCGCGCCTGCGCGTGCACCAGGAGAACACCACTTCGATCGTTGCATTGCTGGACCAGCATCCGGCGGTCGGCCGCGTCTATTATCCGGGTCTGGCCGATCACCCGGGCCACGCCATCGCCGCCCGCCAGCAGAGTGGTTTCGGCGCGATGCTTTCGTTCGAACTGGCCGACTGCGAAGGTGATGATCCGCATGCCGCAGTGCGTGCCTTTGTCGATGGCCTGCACTGTTTCACCCTGGCCGAATCGCTGGGCGGCGTCGAAAGCCTGATCGCGCATCCGGCCACCATGACCCATGCGGCGATGACCGCCGAAGCGCGTGCCGCCGCCGGCATCAGCGAAGGCCTGCTGCGCCTGTCGGTCGGCATCGAGGCCGAGCGTGACCTGCTGGCCGATCTCGGCGCCGCGCTGCAGCGCGCCGAAGTGGTGATTGATGCGGCTGCGCGCCGCAAACAGGTGGTGGATGCATGA
- a CDS encoding homoserine dehydrogenase: MSALAAEIPALAVGRLALLGTGTVGSAFVQRYQALRARGLELPSVQWLANSRTALEIDRDLALPLELARRAPRDGQNSPPWASTEGLERGDVVVDATASEDVAARHVQWLARGVHVVTANKLGRGAQLARAQAIAESCADSGARYGDSATVGAGLPLLSSLRALVAGGDHIHAIEGVLSGSLAWLFHRYDGQSPFSAAVREALAAGYTEPDPRLDLSGEDVRRKLLILARSSGLALDAAQVQVDSLVPEALAALPLEDAVAALEQLDAPLQARWQQARDNGRVLRFVGRVDGDGAQVGLRELPVDHPLAQGAGTDNRVAIHSDRYCRQPLLIQGPGAGAEVTAAALLDDVLRIVG; this comes from the coding sequence ATGAGCGCGCTCGCCGCTGAAATTCCTGCGCTGGCCGTGGGACGCCTGGCGCTGCTCGGCACCGGCACGGTCGGCTCGGCCTTCGTGCAGCGTTACCAGGCATTGCGGGCGCGTGGGCTGGAACTGCCCAGCGTGCAGTGGCTGGCCAATTCACGCACTGCGCTGGAAATCGATCGTGACCTGGCGTTGCCGCTGGAGCTGGCGCGGCGTGCGCCGCGTGATGGCCAGAATTCGCCGCCATGGGCCAGCACCGAAGGTCTCGAGCGCGGCGATGTGGTGGTCGATGCCACCGCCAGCGAGGATGTGGCTGCGCGTCACGTGCAGTGGCTGGCGCGCGGCGTGCACGTGGTAACCGCCAACAAGCTGGGCCGTGGTGCGCAGCTGGCACGCGCGCAGGCCATTGCGGAAAGCTGTGCCGACAGTGGCGCACGCTATGGCGACAGCGCGACGGTCGGCGCCGGCCTGCCGCTTTTGAGCAGCCTGCGTGCGCTGGTGGCCGGTGGCGATCACATCCATGCCATCGAAGGTGTGCTGTCCGGCTCGCTGGCCTGGCTGTTCCATCGTTATGACGGCCAGTCGCCGTTCTCGGCGGCGGTGCGCGAGGCGCTGGCTGCCGGCTACACAGAGCCCGATCCGCGCCTGGACCTTTCCGGCGAGGACGTGCGGCGCAAGCTGCTGATCCTGGCCCGCAGCAGCGGGCTGGCGCTGGATGCCGCGCAGGTGCAGGTGGATTCGCTGGTGCCTGAAGCGCTCGCAGCACTGCCACTGGAAGATGCCGTGGCGGCGTTGGAACAACTGGATGCGCCGCTGCAGGCGCGCTGGCAGCAGGCGCGCGACAACGGCCGCGTGCTGCGTTTCGTTGGCCGTGTTGATGGCGATGGCGCGCAGGTGGGCCTGCGTGAGCTGCCTGTGGATCACCCGCTGGCGCAGGGTGCGGGCACCGACAATCGCGTGGCGATCCACAGTGATCGCTACTGTCGCCAGCCGCTGTTGATCCAGGGGCCGGGTGCGGGGGCGGAAGTCACCGCTGCCGCGTTGCTGGATGATGTGTTGCGGATCGTGGGTTGA
- a CDS encoding L-serine ammonia-lyase yields MAVSTFDVFKIGIGPSSSHTVGPMKAAERFIHRWLLDPGRLHEVARIRADVYGSLALTGRGHGTDKAILLGLEGQRPNLIDPDIIPATLERIRSSKRIQLMGQHEIAFDEKRDLGMNKRQKLPYHTNGMRFTAYNADDEVIATRDYYSVGGGFVVNQDDAADDRIVPDETPLPYPFKSGDELLAQTARSGLSIAQLMFENEKCWRSEDEIRANLREIWSAMQSCVTRGIREEGVLPGGLKVGRRAPALYRELSSKPEAAMRDPLTTLDWVNLYALAVNEENAAGGRVVTAPTNGAAGVLPAVLHYFDRFCPGANEQRVFDFLLTSAAIGILYKENASISGAEVGCQGEVGVACSMAAGGLVAALGGNPSQIENAAEIGMEHNLGLTCDPIGGLVQIPCIERNAMGAVKAINASRMAMRGDGKHKVSLDKVIKTMRDTGRDMQDKYKETSRGGLAVNVIEC; encoded by the coding sequence ATGGCTGTCAGCACGTTCGACGTTTTCAAGATCGGCATTGGCCCGAGCTCCTCGCACACCGTCGGGCCGATGAAGGCCGCCGAGCGATTCATCCATCGCTGGCTGCTCGACCCGGGCCGCCTGCACGAGGTCGCGCGCATCCGCGCCGATGTCTATGGCTCGCTGGCCTTGACCGGCCGCGGCCATGGCACCGACAAGGCGATCCTGCTGGGCCTGGAAGGCCAGCGGCCGAACCTGATCGACCCGGACATCATCCCGGCCACGCTGGAGCGCATCCGCAGCAGCAAGCGCATCCAGCTGATGGGCCAGCATGAGATCGCCTTCGACGAGAAGCGCGACCTCGGCATGAACAAGCGCCAGAAGCTGCCGTACCACACCAACGGCATGCGTTTCACCGCGTACAACGCCGACGACGAAGTGATCGCCACCCGCGATTACTACTCGGTCGGTGGCGGCTTCGTGGTCAACCAGGACGACGCGGCCGATGACCGCATCGTGCCCGATGAAACCCCGCTGCCCTACCCGTTCAAGAGCGGCGACGAACTGCTGGCACAGACCGCACGCAGCGGCCTGAGCATTGCCCAGCTGATGTTCGAGAACGAAAAGTGCTGGCGCAGCGAAGACGAGATCCGCGCCAACCTGCGCGAGATCTGGAGCGCGATGCAGTCATGCGTCACCCGCGGCATCCGCGAGGAGGGCGTGCTGCCGGGTGGCCTGAAGGTGGGCCGCCGTGCACCGGCGCTGTACCGCGAGCTGTCGTCGAAGCCGGAAGCGGCGATGCGCGATCCGCTGACCACGCTGGACTGGGTCAATCTGTACGCGCTGGCGGTGAACGAGGAAAACGCGGCCGGTGGCCGCGTGGTCACCGCGCCGACCAACGGTGCGGCCGGCGTGCTGCCGGCGGTGCTGCACTACTTCGATCGCTTCTGCCCGGGTGCCAACGAACAGCGCGTATTCGACTTCCTGCTGACCTCGGCAGCGATCGGCATCCTGTACAAGGAAAACGCCTCGATCTCCGGCGCCGAAGTGGGCTGCCAGGGTGAAGTGGGCGTGGCCTGCTCGATGGCGGCCGGCGGCCTGGTCGCGGCGCTGGGTGGCAATCCCAGCCAGATCGAGAACGCCGCGGAAATCGGCATGGAACACAACCTTGGCCTGACCTGCGACCCGATCGGTGGCCTGGTGCAGATCCCCTGCATCGAACGCAATGCGATGGGCGCGGTGAAGGCCATCAACGCCTCGCGCATGGCGATGCGTGGCGACGGCAAGCACAAGGTGTCGCTGGACAAGGTCATCAAGACCATGCGCGATACCGGCCGTGACATGCAGGACAAGTACAAGGAAACCAGCCGCGGTGGGCTGGCGGTGAACGTCATCGAGTGCTGA
- a CDS encoding YceI family protein, which translates to MNLKLTTPAAVAAALAGMLATAPVLAADYAQAPGAGSILVFATKYDGEVFTGSFPGFATKLSFDPANPAAGSLDVVIPLAGAKSGNSDRDSTLQTADFFNVGKFATARYTAKGFRAVGNDQFAADGTLELRGVSKPVTLTFTWKPGTQPVLTGKATVKRLDFGVGGGDWADTKTIPDETAISTIVKFDAK; encoded by the coding sequence ATGAACCTGAAACTGACCACTCCGGCCGCCGTGGCCGCCGCCCTGGCCGGCATGCTGGCCACCGCCCCGGTGCTCGCCGCCGACTACGCGCAGGCCCCCGGCGCCGGCTCGATCCTGGTGTTCGCCACCAAGTACGACGGCGAAGTGTTCACCGGCAGCTTCCCGGGCTTTGCCACCAAGCTCAGCTTCGACCCGGCCAATCCGGCCGCCGGTTCGCTGGACGTGGTGATCCCGCTGGCCGGTGCCAAGAGCGGCAACAGCGACCGTGACTCGACCCTGCAGACCGCCGACTTCTTCAATGTTGGCAAGTTCGCCACCGCACGCTACACCGCCAAGGGCTTCCGCGCGGTGGGCAATGACCAGTTCGCCGCCGATGGCACACTGGAACTGCGAGGCGTCAGCAAGCCGGTCACCCTCACCTTCACCTGGAAGCCGGGCACCCAGCCGGTGCTGACCGGCAAGGCCACGGTCAAGCGCCTGGACTTCGGCGTCGGCGGCGGCGACTGGGCCGACACCAAGACCATCCCGGACGAAACCGCGATCAGCACGATCGTGAAGTTCGACGCGAAATAA
- a CDS encoding glutaredoxin family protein has translation MLTLFQRDDCHLCDMALAELAKARAPEFESVFLDDQPALEARYGARVPVLRDETGGRELDWPFDAATVQAWLAVDR, from the coding sequence GTGTTGACCCTGTTCCAGCGCGACGACTGCCATCTGTGCGACATGGCCCTGGCCGAGCTGGCCAAGGCGCGGGCGCCGGAATTCGAATCGGTGTTCCTGGACGATCAGCCGGCGCTGGAAGCGCGCTACGGCGCACGGGTGCCGGTGCTGCGTGACGAGACCGGCGGTCGTGAGCTGGACTGGCCGTTCGACGCGGCCACGGTTCAGGCCTGGCTGGCCGTCGATCGGTAG
- a CDS encoding alpha/beta fold hydrolase: MRVIAAALLACLPLPALAAPTYGPRLEGFDYGYPVKTFALESQRQPLEMAYLDIAPKKTPVGVVVLLHGKNFCAATWKESIKPLIAAGYRVIAPDQVGFCKSSKPERYQYSFAQLAANTHALLQQLQLGDVPVHLVGHSMGGMLAVRYALMYPQDLRSLSLVNPIGLEDWKALGVPWRSVDAWYAGEMNISYDSIRRYQLEVYYDGKWKPAYEPWARMQSGMYEGPGKQAVAWSQALASDMVFNQPVVYELKNVQVPTTLFIGQKDRTAIGRDLAPPQVKATLGNYPVLGKAAAAAIPGSNLVEFADLGHSPQVQDPKQFNAALLKALKGR; the protein is encoded by the coding sequence ATGCGCGTGATCGCTGCCGCCCTGCTTGCCTGCCTTCCGCTGCCCGCCCTGGCCGCGCCCACTTACGGGCCGCGGCTTGAGGGCTTCGATTACGGCTATCCGGTAAAGACCTTCGCGCTGGAATCGCAGCGGCAGCCGCTGGAAATGGCCTACCTGGACATCGCGCCGAAGAAGACACCGGTCGGCGTCGTGGTGCTTCTGCATGGCAAGAATTTCTGTGCGGCCACCTGGAAGGAATCGATCAAGCCACTGATCGCAGCCGGCTACCGGGTGATTGCCCCGGACCAGGTGGGCTTCTGCAAGTCCAGCAAGCCCGAGCGCTACCAGTACTCGTTCGCGCAGCTGGCCGCCAACACCCATGCGTTGCTGCAGCAACTGCAGCTGGGTGATGTGCCGGTACACCTGGTAGGCCACTCCATGGGCGGCATGTTGGCGGTGCGCTACGCGCTGATGTACCCGCAGGACCTGCGCAGCCTGTCGCTGGTCAACCCGATCGGGCTGGAAGACTGGAAGGCACTTGGCGTGCCATGGCGCAGCGTGGATGCCTGGTATGCCGGCGAAATGAACATCAGCTATGACAGCATCCGGCGCTACCAGCTGGAGGTGTACTACGACGGCAAATGGAAGCCGGCCTACGAGCCGTGGGCACGCATGCAGTCGGGCATGTACGAAGGCCCGGGCAAGCAGGCCGTTGCCTGGAGCCAGGCGCTGGCCTCGGACATGGTGTTCAACCAGCCGGTGGTCTACGAACTCAAGAATGTGCAGGTGCCGACCACGTTGTTCATCGGCCAGAAGGACCGCACCGCGATCGGCCGCGACCTGGCGCCGCCGCAGGTGAAGGCGACGCTGGGCAACTACCCGGTGCTTGGCAAGGCTGCGGCCGCAGCGATTCCCGGCTCGAACCTGGTCGAGTTCGCCGACCTGGGGCATTCGCCGCAGGTGCAGGACCCGAAGCAGTTCAATGCGGCGTTGTTGAAGGCACTGAAGGGGCGTTGA
- the metX gene encoding homoserine O-succinyltransferase MetX: MSFAASTAVRPEPFVPVSVPVEDHVHAERGEFAAVLSMRHAGPSPVRLRYEWVGPANAPVVVLAGGISAHRHVASNTQFSEKGWAEDLVGSGRTLDPQQLRVLAFDFIGADGALDVPIDTADQADALALLLDHLGIRTLKAFVGYSYGALVGQQFAIRHRARVRQLVLASGAHRPHPYAAAWRALQRRAVALGQLQCGEDHGLALARQFAMLSYRTPEEFGERFDAAPEVINGRVRVAAEDYLDAAGAQYVARTPVTAYLRLSESIDLHRVDPAAILPPTVVVAVEGDRLVPLADLVGLVEGLGPRGSLRVLRSPYGHDAFLKETDRIDAILATAFRTSGESA, encoded by the coding sequence ATGAGCTTCGCCGCCAGTACCGCCGTTCGCCCCGAACCCTTTGTCCCCGTCAGCGTGCCGGTCGAAGACCACGTGCATGCCGAGCGCGGTGAGTTCGCCGCGGTGCTGTCGATGCGTCATGCCGGCCCCAGCCCGGTGCGCCTGCGCTATGAGTGGGTCGGTCCGGCCAACGCGCCGGTTGTGGTACTGGCCGGCGGCATTTCCGCGCATCGCCATGTGGCCTCCAACACACAGTTCAGCGAGAAGGGCTGGGCCGAAGACCTGGTCGGCAGTGGTCGCACCCTGGATCCGCAGCAGCTGCGCGTGCTGGCGTTCGACTTCATCGGGGCCGATGGTGCGCTGGACGTGCCGATCGATACCGCCGACCAGGCCGATGCGTTGGCATTGCTGCTGGATCATCTGGGTATCCGCACGCTGAAGGCCTTCGTTGGCTATTCGTATGGCGCGCTGGTCGGCCAACAGTTCGCGATCCGTCATCGCGCCCGCGTGCGCCAGCTTGTGCTGGCCAGCGGTGCGCATCGCCCGCACCCGTATGCAGCGGCCTGGCGCGCACTGCAGCGCCGCGCCGTCGCCCTTGGCCAACTGCAGTGCGGCGAAGACCACGGCCTGGCGCTGGCACGGCAGTTCGCCATGCTCAGCTACCGCACCCCGGAAGAATTCGGCGAGCGCTTCGACGCCGCACCGGAAGTGATCAACGGCCGCGTGCGCGTCGCCGCCGAAGACTATCTCGACGCCGCCGGCGCGCAGTACGTCGCGCGCACACCGGTGACCGCCTATCTGCGCCTGTCCGAATCGATCGACCTGCACCGCGTCGACCCCGCCGCCATCCTGCCGCCGACCGTGGTGGTGGCCGTGGAAGGTGACCGCCTGGTGCCGCTGGCCGACCTGGTCGGCCTGGTCGAAGGGCTGGGCCCCCGCGGCAGCCTGCGCGTGCTGCGCTCGCCCTACGGCCACGACGCCTTCCTCAAAGAAACCGATCGCATCGACGCGATCCTCGCCACCGCCTTCCGCACCTCTGGAGAGTCCGCATGA
- a CDS encoding cytochrome b gives MTAKNTPAAWGSVSQILHWLIALLILALGVVGLTMGELPKTPKYFWVYTAHKSIGITVLALVLFRLGWRLYAGAPKPVPGVPSWQERIASATHVLLYVLMFAIPLSGWLYDSASGLRPFRWFGLVDVPKLSGPDPQVVAVSHAIHEYGFWLLIAVVLAHAGAAFYHHLFQRDATLSRMLPRGWLASPQKD, from the coding sequence CCCCCGCCGCCTGGGGGAGTGTCAGCCAGATCCTGCATTGGTTGATCGCACTGCTGATCCTCGCCCTCGGCGTGGTCGGCCTGACCATGGGTGAACTGCCCAAGACGCCCAAGTACTTCTGGGTCTACACCGCGCACAAATCGATCGGCATCACCGTGCTTGCGCTGGTACTGTTCCGCCTCGGCTGGCGCCTGTATGCCGGCGCGCCCAAGCCGGTGCCGGGCGTGCCCAGCTGGCAGGAACGCATCGCCAGCGCCACCCACGTGCTGCTGTATGTGCTGATGTTCGCCATCCCGCTGTCGGGCTGGCTGTACGACTCGGCCAGCGGCCTGCGCCCGTTCCGCTGGTTCGGTCTGGTCGACGTGCCCAAGCTGAGCGGTCCCGACCCGCAGGTTGTCGCGGTATCGCATGCCATCCACGAATACGGCTTCTGGCTGTTGATCGCGGTGGTGCTGGCCCATGCCGGCGCTGCCTTCTACCACCACCTGTTCCAGCGCGATGCGACCTTGTCCCGCATGTTGCCGCGCGGCTGGCTTGCCTCCCCTCAGAAGGACTGA
- a CDS encoding peptide chain release factor 3, with product MSEVANEASRRRTFAIISHPDAGKTTLTEKLLLFGGAIQMAGSVKGRKAARHATSDWMALEKERGISVTSSVMQFPYEGKIVNLLDTPGHADFGEDTYRVLTAVDSALMVIDVAKGVEERTIKLMEVCRLRDTPIMTFINKLDREGKDPIELLDEVETVLGIQCAPVTWPIGMGQRLKGVVHLLTGEVHLYEPGRNFTRQDSTIFPSIDAPGLAEKIGAQMLADLRDELELVQGASHPFDLEAYRAGKQTPVFFGSGVNNFGVQPLLDFFVEHAPSPQARSTTGREIAPEENKLTGFVFKIQANMDPQHRDRVAFMRVCSGRFSAGMKTFHVRTGKEMKLANALTFMASDREIAAEAWPGDVIGIHNHGTISIGDTFTEGEAVTFTGIPNFAPELFRRARLRDPLKLKQLQKGLAQLSEEGATQFFRPLTSNDLILGAVGVLQFDVAAYRLKDEYGVEATFEPVSVTTARWVHCSNEKKLEEFREKNALNLALDAAGHLVYLAPTRVNLQLAQERSPDVRFSATREAAHTVSAG from the coding sequence ATGTCCGAAGTCGCCAACGAAGCGTCGCGTCGCCGCACCTTCGCCATCATCTCCCACCCTGACGCCGGCAAGACCACGCTGACCGAAAAGCTGCTGCTGTTCGGCGGCGCGATCCAGATGGCCGGTTCGGTGAAGGGCCGCAAGGCTGCCCGCCACGCCACCTCCGACTGGATGGCGCTGGAAAAGGAGCGCGGCATCTCCGTCACCTCCTCGGTGATGCAGTTCCCGTACGAAGGCAAGATCGTCAACCTGCTCGACACCCCCGGCCACGCCGACTTCGGTGAGGACACCTACCGCGTGCTGACCGCGGTGGACTCGGCGCTGATGGTGATCGACGTGGCCAAGGGCGTGGAAGAGCGCACCATCAAGCTGATGGAAGTGTGCCGCCTGCGCGACACCCCGATCATGACCTTCATCAACAAGCTCGACCGCGAGGGCAAGGACCCGATCGAGCTGCTGGATGAAGTGGAAACCGTGCTCGGCATCCAGTGCGCGCCGGTGACCTGGCCGATCGGCATGGGCCAGCGCCTGAAGGGCGTGGTCCACCTGCTGACCGGGGAAGTACACCTGTACGAGCCGGGCCGCAACTTCACCCGCCAGGACTCGACCATCTTCCCGTCCATCGATGCCCCCGGCCTGGCCGAGAAGATCGGTGCACAGATGCTGGCCGACCTGCGTGACGAACTGGAACTGGTGCAGGGCGCCAGCCACCCGTTCGACCTGGAGGCCTACCGCGCCGGCAAGCAGACCCCGGTGTTCTTCGGCTCGGGCGTGAACAACTTCGGCGTGCAGCCGCTGCTGGACTTCTTCGTCGAGCATGCACCGTCGCCGCAGGCACGCTCCACCACCGGCCGAGAGATCGCCCCGGAAGAGAACAAGCTGACCGGCTTCGTGTTCAAGATCCAGGCCAACATGGACCCGCAGCACCGTGACCGCGTGGCGTTCATGCGCGTCTGCTCGGGCCGTTTCAGCGCCGGCATGAAGACCTTCCACGTGCGCACCGGCAAGGAAATGAAGCTGGCCAACGCCCTGACCTTCATGGCCAGCGATCGTGAAATCGCCGCCGAAGCCTGGCCGGGCGATGTGATCGGCATCCACAACCACGGCACCATTTCCATCGGCGATACCTTCACCGAGGGTGAAGCGGTCACCTTCACCGGCATTCCGAACTTCGCCCCGGAACTGTTCCGTCGCGCGCGCCTGCGCGATCCGCTCAAGCTCAAGCAGCTGCAGAAGGGCCTGGCCCAGCTGTCCGAAGAGGGCGCAACCCAGTTCTTCCGCCCGCTGACCAGCAACGACCTGATCCTCGGTGCCGTCGGCGTGCTGCAGTTCGACGTGGCGGCCTATCGCCTGAAGGACGAGTACGGTGTGGAAGCCACCTTCGAGCCGGTCAGCGTGACCACCGCGCGTTGGGTCCACTGCAGCAACGAGAAGAAGCTGGAAGAGTTCCGCGAGAAGAATGCGCTGAACCTGGCACTGGATGCAGCCGGCCACCTGGTCTACCTGGCCCCGACCCGGGTCAACCTGCAGCTGGCGCAGGAACGCTCACCGGACGTGCGCTTCTCGGCCACCCGCGAAGCGGCGCATACCGTTTCGGCAGGCTGA
- the trhA gene encoding PAQR family membrane homeostasis protein TrhA, whose translation MSTTSVASIREEIASALTHGLGAVLALGAGAVLITLAAIYSDGWQLAGAIVFGIALLLLYTASTLYHAIQHPVAKGRLKVFDHCAIYVLIAGTYTPFTLIGLRGPWGWGLFAAIWTLALAGVVFKLFYTGRFKALSTGIYIAMGWLVIVAIKPMLASIDGWTLGWLLAGGLSYTLGTYFYHRESIPYSHAIWHLFVIGGSVCHFVAVTMQVL comes from the coding sequence ATGTCCACGACTTCCGTTGCTTCGATCCGCGAAGAAATCGCCAGCGCCCTGACCCACGGCCTCGGTGCTGTGCTCGCCCTGGGCGCCGGTGCAGTACTGATCACCCTGGCCGCCATCTACAGCGATGGCTGGCAGCTGGCGGGCGCGATCGTGTTCGGCATTGCGCTTCTGCTGCTGTACACCGCTTCCACCCTGTACCACGCCATCCAGCACCCGGTCGCCAAGGGCCGGCTGAAGGTGTTCGACCACTGCGCGATCTACGTACTGATCGCCGGCACCTATACCCCGTTCACCCTGATCGGCCTGCGCGGCCCGTGGGGTTGGGGCCTGTTCGCCGCAATCTGGACCCTGGCCCTGGCCGGGGTGGTGTTCAAGCTGTTCTACACCGGCCGCTTCAAGGCGCTTTCCACCGGCATCTACATCGCCATGGGCTGGCTGGTGATCGTGGCGATCAAGCCGATGCTGGCCTCGATCGACGGCTGGACCCTGGGCTGGCTGCTGGCCGGCGGCCTGTCGTACACGCTGGGCACCTACTTCTATCACCGCGAATCGATCCCCTATTCGCACGCGATCTGGCACCTGTTCGTGATCGGCGGCAGCGTCTGCCACTTCGTCGCGGTGACCATGCAGGTGCTGTAA
- a CDS encoding M23 family metallopeptidase: protein MPRLPLTCLLLPLLASTSAGASDWRQGWGMLPKASTTSSADAGAGAAKEALPMAQLRLQPIGEQWQARIDNTLAGPLQIELRAAPGHPVDGLPVQSLIQGDSSLVVGHLPAPVNGRMLDLRLQSVPGNPAAQAEDVAYRLPFDDARPRVDQAPQGRFSHDDEENRDAVDFALPEGTLVLAAREGTVMQIQDGFRGNGQDRERDGARANFIRVLHSDGSMALYGHLQAGGMRVRRGQAVGAGQPLGLSGNSGYSSAPHLHFVVQVNRGMGLRSVPVRIFTGQGQLQFARQGEADGGTGR from the coding sequence ATGCCACGCCTGCCCTTGACCTGCCTGCTCCTGCCGCTGCTGGCCAGTACTTCCGCCGGCGCCAGCGACTGGCGCCAGGGCTGGGGAATGCTGCCGAAGGCGTCCACCACCTCCAGCGCCGACGCGGGGGCCGGGGCCGCGAAGGAGGCCCTTCCGATGGCCCAGCTGCGCCTGCAGCCGATCGGCGAACAGTGGCAGGCCCGGATCGACAACACCCTGGCCGGGCCGCTGCAGATCGAACTGCGCGCGGCCCCCGGGCACCCGGTCGACGGCTTGCCGGTGCAGTCACTGATACAGGGCGACAGCAGCCTGGTGGTCGGTCACCTCCCCGCGCCGGTCAACGGCCGGATGCTGGACCTGCGCCTGCAGTCGGTACCGGGCAACCCCGCCGCACAGGCCGAGGATGTGGCCTACCGCCTGCCCTTCGATGATGCGCGCCCGCGCGTGGATCAAGCGCCGCAGGGCCGGTTCAGCCACGACGACGAGGAGAACCGCGATGCGGTCGACTTCGCGCTGCCTGAAGGTACGTTGGTGCTGGCCGCACGCGAGGGCACGGTGATGCAGATCCAGGATGGCTTCCGTGGCAACGGCCAGGACCGCGAACGCGATGGTGCCCGCGCCAATTTCATCCGCGTGCTGCACAGTGACGGCAGCATGGCCCTGTACGGCCACCTGCAGGCGGGCGGCATGCGCGTGCGCCGTGGCCAGGCGGTGGGAGCCGGGCAACCCCTCGGCCTGTCCGGCAACAGTGGCTACAGCAGCGCCCCACATCTGCACTTCGTGGTACAGGTCAACCGCGGCATGGGCCTGCGCTCGGTACCGGTGCGCATCTTCACCGGCCAGGGCCAGCTGCAGTTCGCCCGCCAGGGCGAGGCCGACGGTGGCACCGGGCGCTGA